A genomic region of Devosia ginsengisoli contains the following coding sequences:
- the glmM gene encoding phosphoglucosamine mutase, with protein MVRKYFGTDGIRGLANGAKLTPELALRVGMAAGQKFVRGDHRNRVVIGKDTRRSGYMLEQALTAGFTAVGMDVYLLGPMPTPAVAMLTRSLRADLGVMISASHNPFEDNGIKLFRPDGYKLSDKVEAEIERLIDSDMSGFLAHGRDIGRAHRDEEARTRYIEYAKRTLPRNTDLAGLRVVLDCANGAAYKVAPVALWELGAEVFTIGNKPDGFNINDKVGSTAPEAVSAKVKEVRADIGIALDGDADRVIIVDEKGEVVDGDQFMAVIAQSWLERQMLMGGGIVATVMSNLGLERYLTSLGLTLERTQVGDRYVLEAMRSKGFNVGGEQSGHIILSDFTTTGDGLVAALQLLAVLKQQERSISEICARFTKVPQLLRSVKFKSGKPLEDSHVIQAIADGQAMLGNGGRLVVRASGTEPVIRVMGEADDASLVTTVVSQIEAAIRDVA; from the coding sequence ATGGTACGCAAGTATTTTGGTACGGACGGAATTCGCGGTCTGGCCAATGGCGCCAAGCTGACGCCGGAACTGGCCCTGCGCGTCGGCATGGCTGCCGGACAGAAATTCGTGCGCGGCGATCATCGCAACCGCGTGGTGATCGGCAAGGATACGCGCCGCTCGGGCTATATGCTCGAACAGGCGCTGACCGCCGGCTTCACCGCCGTCGGCATGGATGTCTACCTGCTCGGCCCCATGCCCACCCCGGCCGTTGCCATGCTGACCCGCTCGCTGCGCGCCGATCTCGGCGTCATGATCTCGGCCTCGCACAATCCCTTCGAGGATAACGGCATCAAGCTGTTCCGCCCCGACGGCTACAAGCTGAGCGACAAGGTCGAGGCCGAAATCGAGCGGCTGATCGACAGCGACATGTCCGGTTTCCTGGCGCATGGCCGCGATATCGGCCGGGCCCATCGCGACGAGGAAGCGCGCACCCGCTATATCGAATATGCCAAGCGCACGCTGCCGCGGAATACCGACCTGGCCGGGTTGCGGGTGGTGCTCGATTGCGCCAATGGCGCGGCCTACAAGGTGGCCCCGGTGGCCCTGTGGGAACTCGGCGCCGAGGTTTTCACCATCGGCAACAAGCCCGATGGCTTCAACATCAATGACAAGGTGGGGTCCACCGCACCCGAGGCCGTCTCGGCCAAGGTCAAGGAAGTGCGTGCCGATATCGGCATTGCGCTGGATGGCGACGCCGACCGCGTCATCATCGTCGACGAGAAGGGCGAAGTGGTCGATGGCGACCAGTTCATGGCGGTCATCGCCCAGAGCTGGCTGGAGCGGCAGATGCTCATGGGTGGCGGCATTGTCGCGACCGTCATGTCCAATCTCGGGCTCGAGCGCTACCTGACCTCACTGGGCCTGACCCTCGAGCGCACCCAGGTCGGCGACCGCTATGTGCTCGAAGCCATGCGGAGCAAGGGATTCAATGTGGGGGGCGAACAGTCCGGCCACATCATCCTGTCCGATTTCACCACCACGGGCGACGGCCTGGTGGCGGCCCTGCAACTGCTTGCCGTGCTCAAGCAGCAGGAGCGCAGCATTTCCGAGATCTGCGCGCGCTTCACCAAGGTTCCCCAGTTGCTGCGCAGCGTCAAGTTCAAGTCGGGCAAGCCGCTCGAAGACAGCCACGTCATCCAGGCCATTGCCGATGGCCAGGCCATGCTGGGCAATGGCGGGCGCCTGGTGGTTCGCGCCTCGGGCACCGAGCCGGTTATCCGCGTCATGGGTGAAGCCGACGACGCCTCGCTGGTGACCACCGTCGTGTCGCAGATCGAAGCTGCCATTCGCGACGTAGCATAG
- the tolB gene encoding Tol-Pal system beta propeller repeat protein TolB has product MTLITRRNALKLGLAGGALLAGSSMAMAQLRIVVEGANFQPLPIAIPDFASSDPAFGKEIAEIVRNNLRRSGLFLPLDPASLPVQVGDVNNTPDFNTWRTANVDALVMGGVERGGQISSSVRVWDTQQAAQVVGKSYNTDPNSSRRVAHIISDAIYESLAGSTGYFDTRVIYTAESGPKANRVRRLAIMDQDGANVQYLTDGATMAMTPRFAPNGDMVTYMNFADGNPQVYLLQLSTGRQQRLANVGAMTFAPRFSPDGGTVAFSVEQNGATNIYAVGTGGGQPQQLTSGAAIDTGPSYSPDGSRIVFESDRGGSPQIYMMGSGGGNAQRISFGQGLYSTPVWSPKGDLIAFTRQGGGQFSIGIMNPDGSGERMLYSSFHAEGPTWAPNGRVIMFFQDPGGNDGPKLMSVDIWGRNLLTIPTESYASDPAWSGLRG; this is encoded by the coding sequence ATGACCCTCATCACACGGCGCAATGCGCTCAAGCTCGGCCTGGCCGGCGGGGCCCTGCTGGCCGGCTCCTCGATGGCGATGGCGCAATTGCGCATCGTGGTGGAAGGCGCCAATTTCCAGCCCCTGCCCATCGCCATTCCCGATTTCGCCTCATCCGATCCGGCCTTCGGCAAGGAAATCGCCGAGATCGTGCGCAACAACCTGCGCCGCTCCGGCCTGTTCCTGCCGCTCGATCCGGCTTCGCTGCCGGTGCAGGTGGGCGACGTCAACAACACGCCCGATTTCAACACCTGGCGTACGGCCAATGTCGATGCGCTTGTCATGGGCGGGGTCGAGCGCGGCGGGCAGATCTCGTCGTCGGTGCGGGTCTGGGATACCCAGCAGGCGGCCCAGGTGGTCGGCAAGAGCTACAATACCGATCCCAATTCCAGCCGTCGCGTCGCCCATATCATTTCCGACGCGATCTATGAATCGCTGGCCGGCAGCACCGGCTATTTCGATACCAGGGTCATCTACACCGCCGAAAGCGGTCCCAAGGCCAACCGTGTGCGGCGCCTCGCCATCATGGATCAGGATGGCGCCAATGTGCAGTATCTGACCGATGGCGCGACCATGGCGATGACGCCGCGCTTCGCGCCCAATGGCGACATGGTCACCTATATGAATTTCGCCGATGGCAATCCGCAGGTCTATTTGCTGCAACTGTCCACTGGCCGCCAGCAGCGGCTGGCCAATGTCGGCGCCATGACCTTCGCCCCGCGGTTTTCGCCCGATGGCGGCACGGTGGCCTTTTCGGTGGAGCAGAACGGCGCCACCAATATCTATGCCGTGGGTACGGGCGGCGGCCAGCCGCAGCAGCTCACTTCGGGCGCGGCCATCGATACCGGCCCGTCCTATTCGCCCGATGGCAGCCGTATCGTCTTTGAATCGGATCGGGGCGGTTCGCCGCAGATCTACATGATGGGTTCGGGCGGCGGCAATGCGCAGCGTATCAGCTTCGGGCAGGGGCTCTATTCCACGCCGGTCTGGTCACCCAAGGGCGACCTGATCGCCTTCACCCGCCAGGGCGGCGGCCAATTCTCCATCGGCATCATGAACCCCGATGGCTCGGGCGAGCGCATGCTCTATTCCAGCTTCCACGCCGAAGGCCCCACCTGGGCACCCAATGGCCGCGTCATCATGTTCTTCCAGGATCCGGGCGGCAATGACGGCCCCAAGCTGATGAGCGTCGATATCTGGGGCCGGAACCTGCTCACGATCCCCACCGAAAGCTATGCGTCCGACCCGGCTTGGTCGGGGCTGCGGGGGTAG
- a CDS encoding outer membrane protein, with protein MRKFIAAMMVASAALVGGQAIAADLPYYPPIIEIPDVDYGVSGSFYLRGSAAGNLLWAKDYTPACVVCGGPGTIPLTTAGYGYSFGAGFGYETGTGLRADLTLDYSKNQGLSDGNYTLGLRSTLLLANAYYDFSFSDYGSAAGGFGAYVGAGLGGAYNQVTVTGGPLVTPEGSSWAPAAAVMAGVTYDMGALVADIGYRGIYMPQVSNAQVGPNTSFYLNSPMTHELRTTLRYRFN; from the coding sequence ATGCGTAAGTTCATCGCTGCGATGATGGTGGCAAGTGCCGCTCTCGTCGGTGGGCAGGCGATCGCTGCCGATCTTCCCTACTATCCCCCGATCATCGAAATTCCCGACGTCGACTACGGCGTTTCCGGCTCGTTCTACCTGCGCGGTAGCGCTGCGGGGAACTTGCTCTGGGCCAAGGACTATACTCCGGCCTGTGTTGTTTGCGGCGGCCCGGGGACCATTCCCCTGACCACTGCCGGCTACGGTTATTCGTTCGGCGCAGGCTTCGGCTACGAAACCGGCACCGGGCTGCGTGCCGACCTCACGCTCGACTACAGCAAGAACCAGGGCCTGTCGGACGGCAACTATACGCTGGGCCTGCGCTCCACGCTGCTGCTGGCCAACGCCTATTATGACTTCTCGTTCAGCGACTACGGTTCGGCGGCAGGCGGGTTCGGTGCCTATGTCGGCGCGGGCCTCGGCGGCGCCTACAACCAGGTCACGGTTACCGGTGGCCCGCTCGTGACGCCCGAGGGTTCGTCCTGGGCGCCGGCTGCCGCTGTCATGGCGGGCGTGACCTACGACATGGGCGCCCTGGTTGCCGATATCGGCTATCGCGGCATCTACATGCCGCAGGTCAGCAATGCTCAGGTGGGGCCGAATACCTCGTTCTACCTGAACAGCCCGATGACCCACGAATTGCGCACCACCCTGCGCTATCGCTTCAACTGA
- the ybgF gene encoding tol-pal system protein YbgF translates to MHARRRPRHHRSGHGGADDAHAAGRTGGLTLTNAAPARIHVAQAQDAAQLMVRIQQLEEQLRLQNGQIEGLTFQLTQLQEILNRMQEDNEFRFQALEGGAGPKPEAAAQPGGVTQPEALPQDPNAVPADANGAPMDANSVPVDANGVPLTDIPEQGVQPLPGEAEFDPTFDDGSVPPTDELGESADPLVGTGATGGVDLTTGQPMNLSFDPTAPKSGNADADAQFAAGYEAFTSGDYAFAEDQFSQYLSLYPDSEQAPDAANFLGDVLLQRAAYDEAAEVLLAAFQKTPDSPRAPDLLLKLGMSLSGAGERETACRTFAEIDKRYTTLTPAFVTRLGEEKTRAECPPA, encoded by the coding sequence ATGCACGCTCGCCGTCGCCCTCGGCATCACCGTTCCGGGCATGGCGGCGCAGACGACGCCCATGCCGCCGGCCGAACTGGGGGGCTGACCCTCACCAATGCCGCGCCGGCGCGCATCCATGTTGCCCAGGCGCAGGATGCCGCTCAGCTTATGGTGCGTATCCAGCAGCTCGAAGAGCAGTTGCGCCTGCAGAACGGGCAGATCGAGGGCCTGACCTTCCAGCTCACCCAGCTGCAGGAAATCCTCAACCGCATGCAGGAAGACAATGAATTCCGCTTCCAGGCGCTGGAAGGCGGTGCTGGCCCAAAACCTGAGGCGGCAGCCCAACCGGGCGGCGTGACGCAGCCCGAGGCGCTGCCGCAGGACCCCAATGCCGTGCCTGCTGATGCCAATGGCGCGCCCATGGACGCCAATAGTGTGCCCGTGGACGCCAATGGCGTTCCCCTCACCGATATTCCCGAGCAGGGCGTGCAGCCGCTGCCCGGCGAGGCCGAGTTCGATCCCACATTCGATGATGGCAGCGTGCCACCCACTGATGAGCTGGGCGAATCCGCCGATCCGCTGGTAGGCACTGGCGCGACCGGAGGCGTCGATCTCACCACCGGCCAGCCGATGAATCTGAGCTTCGATCCGACCGCGCCCAAATCCGGCAATGCCGATGCCGATGCCCAGTTCGCCGCCGGCTACGAGGCCTTCACCTCGGGCGATTACGCCTTTGCCGAGGATCAGTTCAGCCAGTATCTGTCGCTTTACCCTGATAGTGAGCAGGCGCCCGATGCCGCCAATTTCCTGGGCGATGTGCTGCTGCAGCGCGCCGCCTATGACGAGGCGGCCGAAGTGTTGCTGGCCGCGTTCCAGAAGACGCCTGATAGCCCGCGGGCGCCCGACCTGCTGCTCAAGCTGGGCATGTCGCTGTCGGGTGCCGGCGAGCGCGAAACCGCCTGCCGCACCTTTGCCGAGATCGACAAGCGCTATACCACGCTCACGCCGGCTTTCGTGACGCGGCTGGGCGAGGAGAAGACACGGGCCGAATGCCCGCCCGCCTGA
- a CDS encoding cell envelope integrity protein TolA, producing MRTGLSVSIVAHIVLLTIGLINLGFTEPLTPAVESISVDLVPIEEFSNIRAGQLDSEIVDTNTPSIVEDDQVAELAQPTGNTEEDQVTPSPADVPTPAPVTNTAPAPEAAPEPEPVPEPEPAPAPEPTPAPEPEPTPEPVAPPVPATRPAPAPEPTPAPTPEPTPEPTPEPEPEPAPEPVPEPPTPQVAAPVPASRPTNLEQKRQQFAAAEAERKKREEEERKRQAAAAQAQQPSTPQLDASLADDISAIINTDNTTGGTTGQGGTPTLGDTGGTSARLSRSEIDGLVGQIKQCWNLLPSDINSGLNVRLMVSLNPDGSVNGTPAIISADDSLAGRSIARAAQSAVRNCGPYRLSAAAYDEWRQIDVELRP from the coding sequence GTGCGCACCGGCCTTTCGGTATCGATCGTCGCCCATATCGTCCTGCTGACAATCGGCCTCATCAATCTGGGGTTTACCGAGCCGCTGACGCCTGCCGTGGAGTCGATTTCGGTCGATCTCGTGCCGATCGAGGAATTCTCCAATATCCGCGCCGGCCAGCTCGACAGCGAAATCGTCGATACCAATACGCCCTCCATCGTCGAGGACGATCAAGTGGCCGAACTGGCCCAGCCCACGGGCAATACCGAAGAAGACCAGGTCACCCCGTCGCCGGCAGATGTGCCGACGCCGGCCCCGGTGACCAATACCGCCCCGGCGCCGGAAGCCGCCCCGGAACCCGAGCCTGTGCCCGAACCCGAGCCGGCTCCCGCGCCCGAACCCACACCGGCCCCCGAGCCTGAACCGACGCCTGAGCCGGTGGCGCCGCCGGTGCCGGCGACGCGGCCTGCCCCGGCGCCTGAACCAACCCCGGCTCCGACGCCCGAGCCAACCCCCGAACCCACGCCGGAGCCAGAACCCGAGCCTGCACCGGAACCCGTGCCCGAGCCGCCTACCCCGCAGGTGGCCGCGCCTGTGCCGGCGAGCCGGCCGACCAATCTGGAACAGAAACGCCAGCAATTCGCCGCGGCCGAAGCCGAGCGCAAGAAGCGCGAGGAAGAGGAGCGCAAGCGCCAGGCCGCGGCTGCGCAGGCCCAGCAACCGTCGACGCCGCAGCTCGATGCGTCGCTGGCCGACGATATTTCTGCCATCATCAACACGGACAACACCACCGGCGGCACGACCGGGCAGGGCGGTACGCCGACGCTGGGCGATACTGGTGGTACGTCGGCGCGGCTCAGCCGGTCGGAAATCGACGGGCTGGTGGGCCAGATCAAGCAATGCTGGAACCTGTTGCCCAGCGACATCAACAGCGGCCTCAATGTGCGGCTGATGGTGAGCCTCAACCCGGACGGCTCGGTCAATGGCACGCCGGCCATCATCTCGGCCGATGACTCGCTGGCCGGCAGATCAATTGCCCGGGCGGCGCAGAGTGCGGTGAGAAATTGCGGACCCTACCGCCTGTCGGCGGCTGCATATGACGAATGGCGGCAGATCGATGTGGAACTGCGGCCCTGA
- the pal gene encoding peptidoglycan-associated lipoprotein Pal produces the protein MLLFVAVIAACSRTPNTMPTGVGNLGPGGGAPGSQQEFLVSVGDRVFFETDSSSLTSEAMATLDKQASWLNQYQNYRIMIEGHADERGTREYNIALGARRASVVVNYLVSRGVNNGRITSQSFGKERPVAICNDISCWSQNRRAVTVVQ, from the coding sequence ATGCTGCTTTTCGTGGCGGTCATCGCGGCCTGTTCGCGCACGCCCAACACCATGCCGACCGGTGTCGGCAATCTCGGCCCGGGCGGCGGCGCGCCGGGCAGTCAGCAGGAATTCCTTGTTTCGGTCGGTGACCGCGTGTTCTTCGAAACCGATTCGTCGAGCCTCACCTCCGAAGCCATGGCCACCCTCGACAAGCAGGCCTCCTGGCTCAACCAGTACCAGAACTACCGCATCATGATCGAAGGCCATGCCGACGAGCGCGGTACCCGCGAATACAATATCGCGCTGGGCGCCCGCCGTGCCTCGGTCGTGGTGAACTATCTGGTGTCGCGTGGCGTCAATAATGGCCGCATCACCAGCCAGTCCTTCGGCAAGGAACGCCCGGTGGCGATCTGTAACGACATTTCCTGCTGGAGCCAGAACCGCCGCGCGGTCACTGTCGTCCAGTAA
- the denD gene encoding D-erythronate dehydrogenase: MKVLVIGAAGMVGRKLVAALLAAEQVGGKPVAQLTLADVVAPVPPAAAIPITALAVDLSAPQVAEQLVADRPDLIFHLAAIVSGEAEVDFEKGYRINLDGTRHLLEAIRLAGQGGPYRPRLVFTSSIAVFGEPLPEIIGDTHHHTPLTSYGTQKAICELLLSDYSRRGFVDGVGIRLPTIVVRPGKPNKAASGFFSGILREPLSGQPAVLPVADSVRHWFASPRAAVGFLLHAAAMDTALLGDQRNLSMPGLAATVGEEIAALERVAGPQATALIQRVPDETIVNIVAGWPKAFEANRAKSLGFRGDASFDDIIRIHIEDELGGRVGS, translated from the coding sequence ATGAAGGTATTGGTGATCGGCGCAGCCGGCATGGTGGGGCGCAAGCTGGTCGCGGCGCTGCTGGCGGCGGAGCAGGTCGGCGGAAAGCCGGTCGCCCAATTGACCCTGGCCGATGTCGTGGCGCCCGTTCCGCCCGCTGCGGCCATCCCGATCACTGCGCTGGCGGTCGATCTGTCCGCGCCGCAGGTGGCCGAGCAACTCGTCGCCGATCGTCCGGACCTGATCTTTCATCTGGCGGCCATCGTCTCCGGCGAGGCCGAGGTCGATTTCGAGAAGGGCTATCGCATCAATCTCGACGGCACCCGCCACCTGCTGGAGGCGATCCGCCTGGCCGGGCAGGGCGGGCCATACCGGCCACGCCTCGTCTTCACCTCGTCCATTGCCGTCTTCGGCGAGCCGCTGCCCGAAATCATCGGCGATACCCACCACCATACGCCGCTCACCAGCTACGGCACGCAGAAGGCCATTTGCGAGCTGCTGCTGTCCGACTATTCGCGGCGCGGTTTCGTCGATGGCGTGGGCATTCGCCTGCCGACCATCGTGGTGCGCCCCGGCAAGCCCAACAAGGCGGCCTCTGGTTTCTTCTCCGGCATTCTTCGAGAACCGCTTTCCGGTCAGCCGGCCGTGCTGCCGGTGGCCGATAGCGTGCGGCACTGGTTTGCCAGCCCGCGCGCCGCTGTTGGCTTTCTGCTGCATGCCGCCGCCATGGACACGGCCCTGCTGGGCGACCAGCGCAACCTGAGCATGCCCGGCCTCGCGGCTACGGTGGGCGAAGAGATCGCCGCGCTGGAGCGCGTCGCCGGCCCCCAGGCCACGGCACTGATCCAGCGCGTGCCCGACGAAACCATCGTTAACATCGTCGCCGGCTGGCCCAAGGCCTTCGAGGCTAATCGCGCAAAATCCCTTGGCTTTCGCGGCGACGCCAGTTTCGACGACATCATCCGGATCCATATCGAGGACGAGTTGGGCGGGCGCGTCGGTTCATGA
- the tilS gene encoding tRNA lysidine(34) synthetase TilS: protein MPARLTPAIDDMAGLNALFAAVAGEQAVGLAVSGGADSLALMVLAQRWAAGLSGAPKLIVYSVDHGLRREAASEVAMVLGAAKALGLAARGLAWTGAKPATGVQEAARIARYRLMSAAMAEDGASVLLTAHHLQDQAETVLMRMAHGSGIEGLKGMSGMAEIEGVRVHRPLLDIDPSALRAVVDGAGLTPAEDPSNKDPHYERVRWRQAMPQLALLGLDAGALALFADRMAEVDAAIAQMADGCFTEIVRLDGFGAARIELAPFIGLSPAISTRLLGRVLNIVGGRQKPRALGQVERLRQTIAESGLTKTTTALGCVIRIKDGAIAVAREPGRSLPPDALLAPHGELVWDERFRIVNASPEAGLTASVADYLPRHRLEEFLGFKVTAPAEAIRTAPIVRDADGGVLSLGGWSFDERIKVQLLID from the coding sequence ATGCCCGCCCGCCTGACCCCCGCCATCGATGACATGGCAGGGCTCAATGCCCTGTTCGCAGCGGTGGCCGGCGAACAGGCCGTTGGTCTTGCCGTATCGGGCGGGGCCGATAGCCTCGCCCTGATGGTGCTGGCCCAGCGTTGGGCGGCGGGCCTGTCTGGCGCACCAAAGCTCATCGTCTATTCGGTCGATCACGGCCTGCGCCGGGAAGCGGCAAGCGAAGTGGCCATGGTGCTGGGTGCTGCCAAGGCGCTCGGCCTTGCGGCGCGGGGCCTCGCCTGGACCGGCGCCAAGCCGGCAACCGGCGTGCAGGAAGCGGCCCGCATTGCCCGCTATCGCCTGATGAGCGCGGCAATGGCGGAGGACGGCGCGAGCGTGTTGCTCACCGCCCATCACCTGCAGGACCAGGCCGAAACCGTGCTGATGCGCATGGCCCATGGTAGCGGCATCGAGGGCCTCAAGGGCATGAGTGGTATGGCCGAGATCGAAGGCGTACGCGTGCATCGCCCGCTGCTCGATATCGACCCCTCCGCCCTGCGTGCCGTGGTCGATGGGGCAGGGCTCACGCCGGCCGAAGACCCCTCCAACAAAGATCCGCATTACGAACGCGTGCGCTGGCGCCAGGCCATGCCGCAACTGGCTTTGCTGGGTCTCGATGCCGGGGCGCTGGCCCTGTTTGCCGACCGCATGGCCGAGGTCGATGCCGCCATCGCCCAGATGGCCGATGGCTGTTTCACCGAAATCGTGCGGCTGGACGGGTTCGGGGCCGCGCGGATCGAGCTGGCGCCCTTTATCGGTCTCAGCCCGGCTATTTCCACGCGCCTGCTGGGCCGCGTGCTCAATATCGTCGGCGGTCGCCAGAAGCCGCGCGCGCTCGGCCAGGTCGAGCGCCTGCGCCAGACCATTGCCGAATCCGGCCTCACGAAAACAACCACCGCGCTCGGCTGCGTCATCCGCATCAAGGACGGGGCCATTGCCGTGGCGCGCGAACCCGGCCGCTCACTGCCGCCGGATGCCCTTTTGGCGCCGCATGGCGAACTGGTCTGGGACGAGCGCTTCCGCATCGTCAATGCCTCGCCCGAGGCCGGCCTCACTGCCAGCGTCGCCGATTACCTGCCGCGCCACCGGCTCGAGGAGTTCCTGGGTTTCAAGGTCACCGCCCCCGCCGAAGCCATCCGCACCGCCCCAATCGTCCGCGATGCGGATGGTGGCGTGCTCTCATTGGGTGGCTGGTCGTTCGATGAGCGGATCAAGGTGCAGTTGCTGATCGATTGA
- the ftsH gene encoding ATP-dependent zinc metalloprotease FtsH — MNGNFRNFAIWLVILFMLMGLFQVFQSSTRSTSVSDKSYSQFVTDVEAGSVTSVTITDNIVSGALRDGTRFQTVLPAGADVISRLEDKGVSITAQAPESSPFWSILLSSWLPFIVIIGVWFFFIRQMQGGGRGGAMGFGKSRAKLLTETHGKVTFEDVAGVDEAKQDLEEIVEFLRDPGKFQRLGGRIPRGVLLVGPPGTGKTLLARSVAGEANVPFFTISGSDFVEMFVGVGASRVRDMFEQAKKNAPCIIFIDEIDAVGRQRGAGLGGGNDEREQTLNQLLVEMDGFEANEGIILIAATNRPDVLDPALLRPGRFDRQVVVPNPDVSGREKVLKVHVRKVPLAPDVDLKVLARGTPGFSGADLMNLVNEAALMAARRNKRFVTHAEFEDAKDKIMMGAERRTMAMSEDEKKLTAYHEAGHAIIALKVAGIDPIHKATIIPRGRALGMVMTLPESDAYSFSREKALARLTMLFGGREAEIIKFGPEKVTSGASGDIQMATNLARSMVMEWGMSEKLGRVRYKSNDQEVFLGHSVTQSQHMSDDTARIIDQEVRKLIEDGEASAKDILTTYHDEWEAIAQALLEYETLTGDELRALMDGQQPIRPDDSGPTTKASGVPSAGKSSKKRPDAPPESGMEPQPNS, encoded by the coding sequence ATGAACGGAAATTTCCGCAACTTCGCCATCTGGCTGGTCATACTTTTCATGCTGATGGGCCTGTTCCAGGTCTTTCAATCCTCGACCCGCTCGACGTCGGTTTCCGACAAGAGCTACAGCCAGTTCGTCACCGATGTCGAAGCCGGCAGCGTCACCAGCGTGACCATCACTGACAATATCGTCAGCGGCGCTCTGCGCGACGGTACGCGCTTCCAGACGGTATTGCCGGCTGGCGCCGACGTGATTTCCCGCCTTGAAGACAAGGGCGTGTCGATCACCGCGCAGGCGCCCGAATCGAGCCCGTTCTGGTCGATCCTGCTCAGCTCCTGGCTGCCCTTCATCGTCATCATCGGCGTGTGGTTCTTCTTCATCCGCCAGATGCAGGGCGGTGGCCGTGGCGGCGCGATGGGCTTTGGCAAGTCGCGCGCCAAGCTCTTGACCGAAACCCATGGCAAGGTGACGTTCGAGGACGTGGCCGGCGTGGATGAAGCCAAGCAGGACCTCGAGGAAATCGTCGAATTCCTGCGCGATCCCGGCAAGTTCCAGCGTCTGGGTGGCCGTATTCCGCGCGGCGTGCTGCTGGTCGGCCCTCCGGGTACCGGTAAGACGCTGCTGGCCCGCTCGGTTGCCGGCGAAGCCAATGTGCCCTTCTTCACCATTTCGGGTTCGGACTTTGTCGAAATGTTCGTCGGTGTCGGCGCCAGCCGCGTCCGCGACATGTTCGAGCAGGCCAAGAAGAACGCGCCCTGCATTATCTTCATCGACGAAATCGACGCCGTCGGCCGCCAGCGTGGCGCAGGCCTGGGCGGCGGTAACGACGAACGCGAACAGACCCTCAACCAGTTGCTGGTCGAGATGGACGGTTTCGAGGCCAATGAGGGCATCATCCTCATCGCCGCCACCAACCGCCCCGACGTGCTCGACCCGGCTTTGCTGCGTCCCGGCCGTTTCGACCGTCAGGTCGTGGTGCCGAACCCCGACGTCTCGGGCCGCGAAAAGGTGCTCAAGGTCCATGTCCGCAAGGTGCCGCTGGCGCCCGATGTGGATCTCAAGGTGCTGGCCCGCGGTACGCCCGGTTTCTCCGGCGCGGACCTGATGAACCTCGTCAACGAGGCGGCGCTGATGGCGGCGCGGCGCAACAAGCGCTTCGTCACCCATGCCGAATTCGAAGACGCCAAGGACAAGATCATGATGGGCGCCGAGCGCCGCACCATGGCCATGTCCGAGGACGAGAAGAAGCTGACCGCCTATCACGAGGCCGGCCATGCCATCATCGCGCTCAAGGTTGCGGGCATCGACCCCATCCACAAGGCGACGATCATTCCGCGCGGCCGGGCACTGGGCATGGTCATGACCCTGCCCGAGAGCGACGCCTATTCGTTCTCGCGTGAAAAGGCCCTGGCCCGCCTCACCATGCTGTTCGGTGGCCGCGAGGCCGAGATCATCAAGTTCGGCCCGGAAAAGGTCACGTCAGGCGCGTCCGGCGATATCCAGATGGCGACCAACCTGGCCCGCTCGATGGTCATGGAATGGGGCATGAGCGAAAAGCTCGGCCGCGTCCGCTACAAGAGCAACGACCAGGAAGTGTTCCTGGGCCATTCGGTGACGCAGAGCCAGCACATGTCCGACGATACGGCGCGGATCATCGACCAGGAAGTGCGCAAGCTGATCGAGGATGGCGAGGCTTCGGCCAAGGATATCCTCACCACCTACCACGACGAGTGGGAGGCGATCGCCCAGGCGCTGCTTGAATACGAGACGCTGACCGGCGACGAGTTGCGCGCCCTGATGGATGGCCAGCAGCCGATCCGTCCGGACGATAGCGGCCCCACCACCAAGGCCAGCGGCGTGCCGTCGGCCGGCAAGTCGAGCAAGAAGCGCCCCGATGCACCGCCCGAGTCGGGCATGGAGCCGCAGCCTAACAGCTAG
- the tolR gene encoding protein TolR → MGMGAAAGGGGGGGRRRRRKSRAIMSEINVTPMVDVMLVLLIIFMVAAPMMTSGVPIDLPKTAANEMPSQSQPITVAVTPEGMIYVDEDVVAETDLVNTVTSKATNGTEDRIFLRGDTSANYGSVMRVMGILSAAGFTKIGLITEREPG, encoded by the coding sequence ATGGGCATGGGTGCCGCAGCAGGCGGTGGAGGCGGCGGCGGTCGCCGCCGGCGCCGCAAGAGCCGGGCGATCATGAGCGAGATCAACGTGACGCCGATGGTCGACGTCATGCTGGTGCTGCTCATCATCTTCATGGTGGCCGCGCCGATGATGACATCGGGCGTGCCGATCGACCTGCCCAAGACCGCCGCCAATGAAATGCCGAGCCAGAGCCAGCCGATCACCGTCGCGGTGACGCCCGAGGGCATGATCTATGTCGATGAGGACGTGGTGGCCGAAACCGATCTGGTCAACACGGTCACCTCAAAGGCGACCAATGGCACCGAGGACCGCATCTTCCTGCGCGGCGATACCAGCGCCAATTACGGCTCGGTGATGCGCGTCATGGGCATTCTCTCGGCTGCCGGCTTTACCAAGATCGGGCTCATCACCGAGCGGGAACCGGGCTAG